In Naumovozyma castellii chromosome 1, complete genome, one DNA window encodes the following:
- the MAM33 gene encoding Mam33p (ancestral locus Anc_7.265), with translation MNMFGIIGRAAARNVFASSRRPLITQSLKRVSISAPMARTFISSRFLLNQQSQNVGEILKSELKIEKEGLTDVSSDPFKEFLDKFGFSVIDTPGKNEAEIVRKTNDGETVRVSFDVAQVANLPYDASVVDNLNQEASEEALGQQQEAEEEDFDSLADNFANVNVVVSKDDNSALSFELLMNLQEGSFYVDSVTPFKSIDQALNESADAELNRELVYHGPPFSNLDEELQESLEVYLESRGINEELASFIGAYSEFKENNEYVDWLESMNQFFKN, from the coding sequence ATGAACATGTTTGGAATAATTGGTCGTGCTGCAGCTAGAAATGTTTTTGCCTCAAGCAGAAGACCTTTAATCACTCAGTCTTTAAAGAGAGTGTCAATAAGTGCCCCCATGGCAAGAACTTTCATATCTTCCAGATTCTTGTTAAATCAGCAATCCCAAAATGTTGGTGAAATATTAAAGTCTGAACTAAAAATAGAAAAGGAAGGATTAACTGATGTGTCTTCAGATCCTTTCAAGGAATTTTTGGATAAGTTTGGATTTTCTGTTATTGACACCCCTGGCAAAAATGAAGCTGAAATTGTAAGGAAGACAAATGATGGTGAAACTGTGCGTGTTTCTTTTGATGTAGCTCAAGTTGCTAACTTGCCATACGACGCCTCAGTAGTGGATAATTTGAACCAGGAGGCCAGTGAGGAAGCCTTAGGACAGCAGCAGGAagctgaagaagaggattTCGATTCTCTAGCTGATAATTTTGCTAATGTTAATGTGGTAGTTAGTAAGGATGATAACTCTGCACTAtcttttgaattattgatgaatctaCAAGAGGGTTCCTTTTATGTCGATAGTGTTACTCCATTTAAGTCAATTGACCAGGCTCTTAATGAATCTGCTGATGCTGAGTTAAATAGAGAGTTGGTTTACCACGGGCCACCATTTTCTAATTTGGACGAAGAGTTACAAGAATCCTTAGAAGTTTACTTGGAAAGTAGAGGTataaatgaagaattggcaTCATTTATTGGTGCTTATTCTGAatttaaggaaaataatgaatatgtTGACTGGTTGGAAAGtatgaatcaatttttcaagaattaa
- the SPO22 gene encoding Spo22p (ancestral locus Anc_7.272), with product MQELGEKYIRLLDYEPSNKTIEVSEFTQLKFQYFLLNFQLSLKEGDLETSKIYESKLNLDENGNLMDANSIIEVSRIIYNTMILLSGREKSADGNKKLKKEIVHFLKKVHAYLDLPVNELRSHVDYGNLRYSILLFLTNCLIDESDDVLAYQNDISRYLELLQNEYPTKIESFILSINFCKKKETTHNAELIEEILMRMIMSVNIIENFDTILGCIKEFAEMNTKLAIICLDYIFSNKLDPHSDQKYLEKILVLRFFLTTQSKILSSTEMATSLEEFCDQIERILVSSMSKHTISSIVTLLWNTGKQLEKQYDYSKAAKFYELSLKNVISQGYHDKAKIQRALQNSYLNLQDLPTVERIFNEMTSSDQDDPLTQLLMLRVSLFKDDTVNALKYLRNIQKAETKISVDILILGVAECKRSTELAIDGLQLLFEKLKTVHENTSWPVPTLCLLRYTLQMVFKMVEDEGLPKFKEYISIITKLLEKAHEYLQRIKILNKLNMHSDSKLAYEESVSVDEIEWFCSMSYNSCVKSMQEGIKVNITTLSALTVKFIDLIPIHEFTFPKMSYYKYWKYRCHILDILVQRQNILNDDGSSLENMQQEISELLENISNEQRSSDFKACATKEDIDKFNVCFVDLLQLEYEIALELRDRDKILTILEKTEQYQNGEMERLLIDIALNKQEFSNMLLTEIIQIVLRRNVSSSIIDDYTICIWSRTLLEKSDTIEIIPPAEMFKVLSKRFLMSNLSFDTSPEIKKEIEAISTSCWNTGVNFLIKEDKENGVQWCGLSITYAKLVNEGLSEQLSGLWVSLAESADIDPESIH from the coding sequence atgCAAGAATTAGGCGAAAAATATATTCGATTATTAGACTATGAGCCAAGTAACAAGACCATAGAAGTTTCAGAATTTACACAATTGAAATTCCAATACTTCTTgctaaattttcaattatcATTAAAAGAGGGTGATTTGGAAACTTCCAAAATTTATGAATCAAAGCTAAACCTTGACGAAAATGGAAATCTCATGGATGCTAACTCGATTATAGAAGTCTCCAGGATAATATATAACACAATGATCCTTTTGAGCGGAAGGGAGAAGTCAGCTGATGGaaataagaaattaaagaaggaaattgtacattttttaaagaaagTTCATGCTTACTTAGATTTACCTGTTAACGAATTGAGGAGTCATGTAGATTATGGTAACTTAAGGTATTCCATCCTGTTATTTTTGACAAACTGCTTAATCGATGAATCTGATGACGTATTGGCTTATCAAAATGACATTTCAAGATATCTCGAACTATTGCAAAATGAATATCCAACTAAGATTGAATCCTTTATCTTATCCATTAACTTTtgtaaaaaaaaagaaactaCACACAATGCagaattaattgaagaGATATTAATGCGAATGATTATGTCAGTTAATATAATAGAAAATTTTGACACAATTCTAGGCTgcattaaagaatttgcAGAAATGAATACGAAATTGGCGATTATCTGTCTagattatatattttccaataaacTAGATCCACACTCTGACCAGAAATATTTAGAGAAGATTTTAGTATTAAGGTTCTTTCTGACTACCCAATCAAAGATATTGAGTAGCACCGAAATGGCAACCAgtcttgaagaattttgTGATCAAATAGAGAGGATTCTCGTTTCATCAATGTCCAAACATACTATTTCGAGCATTGTTACACTGTTATGGAATACAGGGAAACAGTTGGAGAAGCAATATGATTATTCGAAAGCCGCCAAATTTTATGAATTATCCTTAAAAAATGTTATAAGCCAAGGGTATCATGATAAAGCTAAGATTCAGAGAGCTCTACAAAACTCATACCTTAATCTTCAAGATCTTCCAACTGTCGAGAGAATATTCAACGAAATGACTAGTTCGGACCAAGATGATCCCTTAACACAACTGTTGATGCTTCGGGTATCACTTTTTAAAGATGACACTGTTAACgcattgaaatatttgcGAAATATCCAAAAAGCAGAAACTAAAATATCTGTAGATATTCTTATCCTTGGTGTCGCCGAATGCAAACGGTCCACAGAGTTAGCCATTGATGGGTTACAGCttctttttgaaaagttAAAGACTGTACACGAAAATACTTCATGGCCTGTCCCAACGCTTTGTCTCTTACGATATACATTGCAAATGGTTTTCAAGATGGTAGAAGACGAAGGTCTTCCCAAATTCAAGGAATATATCTCGATCATAACGAAATTACTAGAAAAGGCCCACgaatatcttcaaagaataaaaattcTTAATAAGTTAAACATGCATTCTGATTCTAAACTAGCTTATGAAGAAAGTGTATctgttgatgaaattgaatggTTTTGCTCAATGTCATATAACAGTTGTGTAAAGAGTATGCAGGAAGGAATCAAGGTAAATATTACAACGTTATCGGCATTGACAgtaaaatttattgatttgaTTCCTATCCATGAATTTACTTTCCCCAAAATGTCATATTacaaatattggaaataCAGATGTCATATATTGGATATTCTTGTTCAACGAcagaatattttaaacGATGATGGAAGTTCTCTTGAAAATATGCAACAAGAAATATCTGAATTGCTAGAAAACATTTCTAATGAACAAAGAAGTTCCGATTTTAAAGCTTGTGCTACgaaagaagatattgataaattcaatgtGTGTTTTGTAGACTTACTCCAACTCGAGTATGAAATTGCTTTGGAATTAAGAGATAGGGATAAGATTTTGACAATATTAGAGAAGACAGAACAATATCAAAACGGAGAAATGGAGCGTTTGTTGATCGATATCGCCCTAAATAAACAggaattttccaatatgTTACTGACAGAGATCATCCAAATTGttttaagaagaaatgtCAGTAGCTCAATAATTGACGACTATACCATTTGTATCTGGTCGAGGACGCTCTTGGAAAAATCAGATACTATTGAAATAATACCGCCCGCGGAGATGTTTAAAGTATTAAGCAAGAGATTTTTGATGAGCAATTTGTCGTTTGATACATCTCCAGAGATAAAGAAAGAGATTGAGGCAATTTCCACATCTTGTTGGAACACTGGGGTAAACTTCTTGATTAAAGAGGACAAGGAGAATGGCGTACAATGGTGTGGCTTGTCGATTACGTATGCCAAACTGGTAAATGAGGGATTGAGTGAGCAGTTATCTGGGTTGTGGGTATCATTGGCAGAATCTGCAGACATAGACCCGGAAAGTATTCATTAA
- the HOP1 gene encoding Hop1p (ancestral locus Anc_7.269), with the protein MSTSNVTLVKPATETKTVLTTEQSQKLIQTMLTMSFGCFAFLRGLFPDDNFVDQRFVPEKVQKSYCKENASQTNSIKIKTLVRGKSREADLLLDWLEKGVFQSIKLKYLQALSLGIFLDESNPTDLVEDYLFAFDYDDSSNVTLKINGEKDTVSLLDSRKMAQQLMRRFIIITQSLDPLPQKKFLSMRLMFNDSVDPNYQPYLFKDATFDRRPTLKMPVSADKESFSVGALDTKFHKVDLKVFSVSDFVANEMDSNSTFQYVDPFALINSSQQHPASVPRESQISSKLSEILQSSQPSIQPTQAVTQINNTNNIQDAKCDCGLECPANSSATKVCRICKRQVHGNCYGNAAPPRIANCMTCCYGKALDSTSSDFQDLMILRKCYRLLVRRRIFPASINIFKKQLIEDPKPFSERINFAITVLFQDGVLSLSKEADPTTPQRVNASTVLVDDPGLIIPNLSGEIYGKEYIWYFRYNTSKVHSCYMDIVPQSREQIDSWLEQVKALRYEYHHSLPATCDIQMLEINDTPTQDPIIIGQKRKHIDLNQYLNDESSVTKDTVDISVNKEVSETPKKIRKISVSKKTLRSNW; encoded by the coding sequence ATGTCTACAAGTAATGTGACTCTGGTGAAACCAGCAACTGAGACAAAGACAGTGTTAACCACTGAACAGTCTCAAAAATTGATACAAACAATGCTTACCATGTCGTTTGGTTGTTTTGCATTTTTAAGAGGTCTGTTTCCAGATGACAACTTTGTTGACCAAAGATTCGTCCCAGAAAAGGTTCAGAAGAGTTACTGTAAAGAAAATGCTTCTCAAACAAATTCTATAAAGATCAAGACTTTAGTAAGAGGTAAATCTAGAGAAGCTGATCTCCTTTTGGATTGGTTAGAAAAGGGTGTGtttcaatcaatcaagTTGAAGTATCTACAAGCTTTGAGTTTGGGTATTTTTTTGGATGAAAGTAATCCGACCGATTTAGTTGAAGATTATCTTTTTGCCTTTGACTACGATGATTCAAGCAACGTCACCTTGAAGATAAATGGCGAAAAGGATACCGTTTCTTTGCttgattcaagaaaaatggCTCAACAATTGATGAGAAGGTTTATCATTATAACTCAATCGCTGGATCCCCTGCctcaaaaaaaattcctTTCAATGAGATTAATGTTTAATGATTCAGTGGACCCAAACTACCAACCTTATTTGTTTAAAGATGCTACATTTGATAGAAGACCTACTCTAAAGATGCCAGTCTCAGCTGATAAGGAATCCTTCTCTGTCGGCGCCCTAGATACTAAATTTCATAAGGTAGACTTGAAAGTGTTTTCGGTTTCCGATTTTGTTGCTAATGAGATGGATAGCAATTCCACCTTTCAATATGTGGACCCTTTTGCTTTAATCAATTCTTCTCAGCAGCACCCTGCCTCCGTTCCAAGAGAATCACAAATTTCTAGTAAATTATCAGAGATTTTACAATCGTCTCAACCAAGTATTCAACCAACCCAAGCAGTTACCCAAATTAACAATACcaataatattcaagaCGCTAAATGTGATTGTGGGTTGGAATGCCCTGCAAACTCTTCTGCAACTAAAGTCTGTAGAATTTGCAAAAGGCAGGTTCATGGAAATTGTTATGGGAATGCAGCACCTCCGAGAATTGCAAATTGTATGACATGCTGTTATGGAAAAGCCTTAGATTCAACGTCATCAGATTTCCAAGACttgatgatattaagaAAATGTTACAGGTTGTTAGTACGGAGACGTATATTCCCCGCTtctataaatatttttaagaAACAACTTATTGAAGACCCAAAACCTTTTTctgaaagaattaattttGCTATTACTGTTTTGTTTCAAGATGGAGTACTATCACTTTCCAAGGAAGCTGATCCTACTACACCGCAAAGAGTAAATGCAAGTACTGTATTAGTTGACGATCCAGGATTGATAATTCCAAACTTAAGCGGAGAAATATATGGGAAGGAATATATTTGGTATTTCAGATACAACACTTCAAAGGTGCATTCGTGCTATATGGATATTGTTCCCCAATCGAGAGAACAAATTGATTCGTGGTTAGAACAAGTAAAAGCATTAAGATATGAGTATCATCATTCTTTACCAGCAACTTGCGATATTCAAATGTTGGAAATAAATGATACACCAACTCAAGAtccaattattattgggCAGAAGAGAAAGCATATTGACTTGAACCAATACTTGAATGATGAAAGTTCTGTGACGAAAGATACAGTGGATATCTCTGTGAACAAGGAAGTGTCAGAAACtccaaagaaaataaggaaGATAAGTGTCTCGAAGAAAACGCTTAGAAGTAATTGGTGA
- the PCI8 gene encoding Pci8p (ancestral locus Anc_7.267) — MLNNFQGLNRIERINYLLALNHGTSEVRKQWAIQAIQYLQSVGFTSSPHWNRFVHNSGLPPTKCFQLKRHPADEEETFLQKVISHKFTEALFMLESKEMDKVEHYQNAEKAIQLLIRSKDYKNAEDLEYRIRGRHPDLHKELPEGELSAYRRIHLLGCACLFIEEKYFDCCHTFFNYLNRDLGVIEVLSENQYDPFISNEEILLMVTISVLVSIPLDNYDNFIYLENMSYFFDICPLLLKCLKLLIKTKFQSFFQIWHTVINPKCQESPFLHYGWSEAKSMMRSKIYFFYLRISKRLEVSYLSNILGIEEALVREEIAKLIYSAKLNFCIKDDIVFYKSSHVLADAAEGIKRNKLLIDNLVTSERSNNKTLREELENIKSRLADSTLLANSLLTHSNEHMDFDEITNFSDDESLSLEYEND; from the coding sequence ATGctgaataattttcaagGATTGAATAGGATTGAGCGCATTAACTACTTGCTTGCCTTAAATCATGGAACAAGTGAGGTTCGAAAACAATGGGCGATTCAAGCCATTCAATACCTTCAATCCGTTGGCTTCACTTCATCACCTCATTGGAACAGATTCGTACACAACAGTGGACTACCACCCACAAAATGCTTTCAATTAAAAAGACACCCAGctgatgaggaagaaacCTTTCTACAAAAGGTAATCTCGCACAAATTTACTGAAGCATTATTCATGCTTGAAAGTAAGGAGATGGACAAGGTGGAACATTACCAAAATGCTGAAAAAGCAATTCAATTACTGATACGATCCAAAGATTATAAAAATGCTGAAGATTTAGAATACAGAATTCGGGGACGTCACCCAGATCTTCATAAGGAACTTCCAGAGGGTGAACTAAGTGCTTATAGGAGGATTCATTTACTAGGGTGTGCTTGTCTTTTTATTGAGGAAAAATACTTCGATTGCTGTCATACTTTCTTCAACTATCTTAATCGTGATTTAGGAGTCATTGAAGTTTTGTCAGAAAATCAATATGATCCATTTATctcaaatgaagaaattttgttaatgGTCACTATTTCTGTATTAGTATCCATCCCGCTGGATAATTATgacaatttcatttatttggaaaatatgtcatacttttttgatatttgtCCTTTACTACTGAAATGCTTAAAACTATTAATAAAGACCAAGTTTCAAagtttctttcaaatttggcATACTGTCATAAACCCTAAATGTCAAGAGAGCCCGTTTCTTCATTATGGCTGGTCTGAAGCCAAATCTATGATGCGttccaaaatttattttttctatttgAGAATTTCTAAGAGACTAGAAGTTAGTTATCTATCCAACATATTGGGAATCGAAGAGGCACTTGTTAGGGAAGAAATTGcaaaattaatatattcagCAAAGTTAAATTTTTGTATTAAAGATGATATCGTGTTTTATAAATCGAGCCATGTATTAGCGGATGCTGCTGAAGGTATAAAAAGGAATAAATTGCTTATTGATAACCTTGTAACTAGTGAAAGGTCGAATAATAAAACGTTACgagaagaattggaaaatattaaatcgAGGCTTGCAGACTCCACCCTACTGGCAAATTCATTGCTTACTCATTCTAATGAGCACATGGACTTCGATGAAATTACTAATTTtagtgatgatgaaagtCTTTCTTTAgaatatgaaaatgattAG
- the NCAS0A13620 gene encoding uncharacterized protein (ancestral locus Anc_7.264) — MGIDLLATQNNKKMVNTHLPFPKHLTDKCLFISADQLKNKLDSLDKQDLLTFDLRPADVRVQPFFENSVPILLPTTLMKRKSFTFDRVLATLNDSDRKRTLEKLAQNNVNILIFDSPPILNTNHVSMPCHEFSKKLLFSKYNFDNLWILTENISEIQERSPTWFTESENPKCKKQSKFDLKISSMLNNPNEKLYCRTESNSDNLSYYIDAVTKREQQHFQNEKSCLNFQKEYEKYILPNSQTIIDKLIPKWFQMSVLKPKVDIVSQFQRIEELEKKRLVRIMNKGNNSKTYRRSRHHSGNFKSRPLVIKTHRRSYSQPEPTISINRRMWLNSMENDDEDEKDALSVSSYIGFGFKNRFKNIFPYEHSRVKLKGNGVSTSVNDYINANYLCLPNLSEFSSYGNEITQKSSFNYNKENLNVRYIATQAPMKSTVGDFLSCILDNAIPLIVSLTDSTENGIEKCYTFWKDMSFEDKKVIVLEQYNLQFSETQKSNFIRIRKIKVVSNTGPLKKHTFIQIQLTNWADFGSSINPLELIQSINFKNAYLQRLVKRGYFKKGERPTILVHCTAGCGRTGTWCSVDAILSNLENFEFLFQEFQEERLAADVLYDPVSWTINIFRKQRVSIVQTVNQFIFIYDCLVTYFICVLKNYFEAYPMTSLLDEIFQSS, encoded by the coding sequence atgggCATCGACCTGCTAGCTACACAaaataacaagaaaatggtTAACACCCACCTACCGTTTCCAAAACATTTAACGGATAAATGCCTCTTCATCTCAGCAGATCAACTGAAAAACAAATTGGATTCATTAGATAAACAAGACTTATTAACTTTTGATCTGAGGCCGGCTGATGTAAGAGTTCAACccttttttgaaaattctgTTCCTATTTTGCTTCCTACTactttaatgaaaagaaaatcatTTACATTTGATCGCGTTCTAGCAACCTTAAACGACTCTGATAGAAAACGTACGTTAGAAAAGTTGGCTCAAAATAATGTTAATATTCTCATATTTGATAGTCCTCCTATCCTAAATACTAACCATGTCTCAATGCCATGTCATGAATTTTCGAAGAAGTTGTTATTTTCAAAGTATAATTTTGACAATTTATGGATTTTAACTGAAAACATATCagaaattcaagaaagatCTCCAACCTGGTTCACAGAGTCTGAAAACCCAAAATGCAAGAAGCAAAGTAAGTTTGACTTGAAAATAAGTTCGATGCTCAATaatccaaatgaaaaattgtatTGTCGAACTGAAAGCAACTCAGATAATCTCAGCTACTATATCGATGCTGTTACCAAAAGAGAGCAacaacattttcaaaatgagAAGAGCTGTTTGAACTTCcaaaaagaatatgaaaAGTACATCTTACCTAATAGTCAAACGATAATAGACAAACTTATACCGAAATGGTTTCAAATGTCAGTGCTAAAGCCCAAGGTTGATATAGTATCCCagtttcaaagaattgaagaattagaaaagaagagattagtaagaataatgaataaagGAAACAACTCCAAAACTTATCGACGTTCAAGACATCATAGtggaaattttaaatcGCGCCCTTTAGTGATTAAGACTCATCGAAGATCATATTCTCAACCTGAACCTACCATTTCTATAAACAGAAGAATGTGGCTTAATTCGatggaaaatgatgatgaggatgaaaagGATGCACTTTCAGTGTCTTCCTATATCGGATTTGGTTTTAAAAATAGATTTAAGAACATTTTTCCATATGAACATTCCAGAGTAAAATTAAAAGGAAATGGTGTATCCACTAGTGTTAATGATTATATTAATGCTAATTATCTGTGTCTACCTAATTTAAGCGAATTTTCCTCCTATGGCAATGAAATTACTCAgaaatcatcatttaattACAACAAAGAGAACTTAAATGTGAGGTACATCGCGACTCAAGCACCAATGAAGTCCACCGTCGGAGACTTTTTATCTTGTATTTTAGATAATGCAATACCTTTAATTGTGTCCTTAACAGACTCTACAGAAAATggcattgaaaaatgttaCACTTTCTGGAAGGATATGTCTTTCGAGGATAAGAAAGTCATTGTTTTAGAACAGTATAACCTGCAATTTTCTGAAACCCAAAAAAGTAACTTCATCagaataagaaaaataaaggTAGTTTCAAATACTGGTCCACTGAAAAAACATACATTCATTCAGATACAATTGACCAATTGGGCAGATTTTGGTTCATCGATTAACCCCCTGGAACTAATTCAGTCcatcaattttaaaaatgcCTACCTCCAGAGGCTAGTAAAGAGAGGTTATTTTAAAAAAGGAGAAAGGCCGACAATTTTAGTTCATTGCACTGCTGGGTGTGGCAGAACTGGTACATGGTGTTCAGTGGAtgcaattctttcaaatctagaaaattttgaatttttatttcagGAATTTCAAGAGGAGAGATTAGCCGCTGATGTACTTTATGATCCAGTCAGCTGGACAATCAACATTTTCAGAAAGCAAAGGGTATCAATAGTTCAAACTGTCAATcagtttatttttatctaCGATTGCCTGGTGACCTACTTTATATGTGTTCTAAAAAACTACTTTGAAGCTTATCCAATGACAAGTTTActtgatgaaatatttcagagTTCGTGA
- the NCAS0A13660 gene encoding uncharacterized protein (ancestral locus Anc_7.270) has product MMMEPTPSLVPKDLSSTTSLYNLSAGNANSDDLSARGVFEMDMAELDESRPISRCSINSGVSITARKDGIEGSRIKRTGIPQYSLNLLNTMAHNQYKKLQESYTGTPPLSMNTEQSHSSINSRSQSQSQSQISYPDFPHYPPMSLREKMKLLNNDHTNLMKMSHSSESLYDSLMYESNCPSTTSVTELFPQSTNIVSNSSSTKEDNVPTVHSLEDDYNNLNCNRLTSELHIDHLSIEPRSNNNTGINDIDSNASTMGDDISYLNAMRTLHTPAPFVDSQQE; this is encoded by the coding sequence atgatgatgGAGCCTACACCCTCTTTGGTTCCGAAAGACCTCTCATCTACAACTTCGTTGTATAACCTCTCTGCCGGAAACGCAAATTCAGATGACCTTTCGGCAAGAGGCGTCTTTGAGATGGATATGGCCGAATTGGATGAGTCTAGACCAATATCCAGGTGCTCTATTAACTCTGGTGTATCTATAACAGCTAGAAAGGATGGCATTGAAGGTTCAAGAATAAAGCGTACTGGCATTCCACAGTATTCCttgaatttgttaaatACAATGGCTCATAACCAATACAAGAAATTGCAAGAGTCCTATACTGGAACTCCTCCGTTAAGCATGAATACGGAACAGTCTCATTCAAGTATAAACTCAAGATCTCAGTCGCAGTCGCAGTCTCAAATATCTTATCCAGATTTCCCACATTATCCTCCGATGTCATTACGTGAAAAGATGAAACTCTTAAATAATGATCATACCAATCTTATGAAGATGTCCCACTCGTCAGAATCACTCTACGATTCGCTGATGTATGAATCGAACTGTCCAAGCACTACTTCAGTCACTGAACTGTTCCCACAATCAACAAATATAGTTTCAAACTCCAGTTCTACAAAGGAGGATAATGTACCAACAGTTCACTCCCTAGAAGATGATTACAATAATCTTAACTGTAATCGATTAACATCTGAACTTCATATTGATCATCTTTCCATTGAGCCACGcagcaataataatactggTATTAATGACATTGATAGCAATGCCAGCACAATGGGAGATGACATTTCATATTTGAATGCAATGAGAACCTTGCATACACCAGCTCCGTTTGTTGACTCTCAGCAAGAATAA
- the NCAS0A13610 gene encoding 40S ribosomal protein eS24 (ancestral locus Anc_7.262) → MSDAVTIRTRKVITNPLLARKQFVVDVLHPNRANVSKDELREKIAEVYKAEKDAVSVFGFRTQFGGSKSTGFGLVYNSVADAKKFEPTYRLVRYGLAEKVEKASRQQRKQKKNRDKKVFGTGKRRAKKVARRNAD, encoded by the exons ATG TCTGACGCTGTCACCATCCGTACCAGAAAGGTTATCACCAACCCATTGTTGGCTAGAAAGCAATTTGTTGTCGACGTCTTGCACCCAAACAGAGCTAATGTCTCTAAGGATGAATTACGTGAAAAGATTGCTGAAGTTTACAAGGCCGAAAAGGATGCTGTTTCCGTCTTCGGTTTCAGAACTCAATTTGGTGGTTCCAAATCTACAGGTTTTGGCTTAGTTTACAACTCTGTTGCTGATGCTAAGAAGTTCGAACCAACCTACAGATTAGTAAGATATGGTCTAGCTGAAAAGGTTGAAAAAGCTTCCAGACAACAAAGAAagcaaaagaagaacagaGACAAGAAGGTCTTTGGTACTGGTAAGAGAAGAGCTAAGAAGGTTGCTCGTCGTAATGCTGATTAA